Proteins co-encoded in one Paracrocinitomix mangrovi genomic window:
- a CDS encoding WcaF family extracellular polysaccharide biosynthesis acetyltransferase, whose translation MPTDLSKFNNDWYKPGGKVKRALWYCFNNWFLLNKYNPFGGLKKFVLRMFGAKIGKGVVIKQRVNVKYPWFLEIGDHSWIGEGVWIDNLGKVKIGPHCCISQGALLLCGNHNYKKSTFDLMVGDITLEEGVWIGAKSVVSGGVTCFSHAVLSAGSVANKDLEAYKIYQGNPAQIVRERVIEE comes from the coding sequence ATGCCAACTGATTTATCAAAATTCAATAATGACTGGTATAAGCCGGGAGGTAAGGTAAAGCGCGCCTTATGGTATTGTTTCAATAATTGGTTTTTACTGAATAAATACAATCCCTTTGGAGGATTAAAAAAGTTCGTTTTGCGCATGTTTGGAGCTAAAATTGGCAAAGGTGTTGTAATTAAACAACGTGTCAATGTAAAGTATCCTTGGTTTTTAGAAATTGGTGACCATAGCTGGATAGGAGAGGGAGTGTGGATTGATAATCTAGGAAAAGTAAAAATTGGACCACATTGCTGTATTTCACAAGGAGCACTTTTGTTGTGTGGGAATCACAATTACAAAAAATCAACTTTTGATTTGATGGTAGGAGATATCACTTTGGAAGAAGGAGTTTGGATAGGAGCCAAAAGTGTTGTTTCAGGAGGTGTTACTTGTTTTTCACATGCAGTATTATCGGCAGGATCAGTGGCTAATAAAGATTTAGAGGCGTATAAAATCTATCAGGGAAATCCTGCACAAATAGTTAGGGAAAGAGTTATTGAGGAATAA
- a CDS encoding MFS transporter, translated as MSGTENKHRISFITLTIIFFMWGFITVMNDVLINTFGPLFNLSTTQLSYIQLSFFGTFLIVSLIYFLISTISGKDPINKIGYKTGMGISLLICALGCGTFYFAGLNNSYGQFIISLFVLSIGVTLLQICANPYATILGPEKTASSRLNLAQGLNSLGTTIGPIVGNILIYSVFSDGSKSVSSVGYTYMLYGVVFLVMAIVVFMSKFPPFKNETSISGGLEIFKNRNLVFGIVAIFFYVGAEVAVGSWIGRFSKEEHIMGLDEQSANYFLSFFWGGLMIGRLVGSVAMNQSYNGIKKYLKMTLISLAIFSVIWLANGLKVDKYGIAWVPLSFNEIKIYLLFMTINLFAFGIGKGKPARLIAVFSIINCILIIIGIISEGALAFWAILGTGLFFSIGWSNIFALSIKNLGKYTSQGSSLLVMAIFGGAIIPLIQGKIAEEFSIQLSFIVPLMAILYLIFFGISGYKPNSAKKDNH; from the coding sequence TTGTCGGGAACAGAAAATAAACATAGAATTTCATTCATTACCCTAACGATCATATTTTTCATGTGGGGTTTCATTACAGTAATGAATGATGTACTGATCAATACTTTTGGTCCTTTATTTAATTTATCTACTACTCAATTATCTTACATTCAACTGTCATTTTTCGGAACATTTTTAATTGTTTCACTTATCTATTTCTTGATATCAACAATTAGTGGAAAAGATCCTATTAATAAAATAGGTTATAAAACCGGAATGGGAATCAGCTTATTAATCTGTGCATTGGGATGTGGCACATTTTATTTTGCAGGACTGAATAACTCATATGGACAATTTATCATCTCATTGTTTGTGCTATCAATAGGCGTAACATTATTACAAATTTGTGCCAATCCATACGCTACTATTCTAGGACCTGAAAAAACTGCTTCAAGCAGACTTAATCTGGCTCAAGGATTAAATTCATTGGGTACAACAATAGGTCCAATTGTAGGAAACATTTTAATTTATTCAGTATTCTCTGACGGTAGTAAATCTGTATCCTCAGTTGGATATACCTACATGCTTTATGGAGTTGTATTCCTGGTGATGGCCATTGTAGTATTCATGAGCAAGTTCCCTCCTTTTAAAAATGAAACAAGTATATCAGGTGGTTTGGAGATTTTTAAGAACCGAAATCTGGTATTTGGTATTGTTGCCATTTTCTTTTATGTAGGTGCTGAAGTTGCTGTAGGAAGCTGGATTGGAAGATTTTCAAAAGAAGAACATATAATGGGCTTGGACGAGCAATCTGCCAATTATTTTCTTTCATTCTTTTGGGGAGGATTGATGATAGGTAGATTAGTTGGAAGCGTTGCTATGAACCAATCTTATAACGGAATTAAAAAATATCTCAAAATGACTTTGATTTCATTGGCCATATTCAGTGTTATTTGGTTGGCCAATGGACTTAAGGTAGACAAATATGGTATTGCATGGGTGCCGTTATCATTTAATGAGATCAAAATTTATCTCCTTTTCATGACAATCAACCTTTTTGCATTTGGAATTGGAAAAGGAAAACCAGCTAGATTGATTGCCGTATTTTCAATAATAAATTGCATCTTGATTATTATTGGAATAATAAGTGAAGGGGCTTTGGCATTTTGGGCAATTTTAGGTACTGGTTTATTCTTTTCAATAGGATGGTCAAATATATTTGCCCTAAGCATCAAGAACCTTGGGAAATATACAAGTCAGGGTTCATCATTACTGGTTATGGCCATTTTTGGAGGAGCCATTATTCCGTTAATCCAAGGAAAAATAGCCGAAGAATTTAGTATCCAACTATCCTTTATAGTTCCATTGATGGCAATTTTATATCTAATCTTCTTTGGAATATCAGGATATAAGCCAAATTCAGCCAAAAAAGACAACCATTAA
- a CDS encoding NAD-dependent epimerase/dehydratase family protein, producing the protein MRKILLTGGAGNIGSALAKRLLQEPETIVTVVDNLSTGDIKKLPKGFDNLKFIKADTNNRSEMTDIMLANQFDFVFHYAAVVGVERTQENPIKVLEDIEGIKNMLQLSKNTGVKRFFYSSSSEVYGEPVTIPQNEETTPLNSRVPYAVVKNVGEAYCRSFQQEYNLDYTVFRFFNTYGPHQTTDFVISKFLVYALKNEPITIYGDGSQSRTFCYVDDNIEATVKALNEDHCVNDVVNIGGAEIISILDLAKLIIEITNSKSEIVFLPPLQDGDMTRRQPDNSKMKEILGRDLIPLEEGIRRMLENKEFMNLMGLG; encoded by the coding sequence ATGAGAAAAATACTATTAACAGGAGGAGCCGGTAATATCGGAAGTGCGCTGGCAAAAAGATTACTGCAAGAACCAGAAACTATTGTGACGGTTGTTGATAATCTTTCTACAGGTGATATTAAAAAGTTGCCAAAGGGATTTGATAATCTCAAATTCATAAAAGCGGATACAAATAATCGAAGTGAAATGACTGATATTATGTTGGCCAATCAATTCGATTTTGTATTTCACTATGCTGCGGTAGTTGGCGTAGAACGAACTCAAGAAAACCCAATAAAAGTATTGGAAGACATTGAAGGGATTAAAAATATGCTTCAATTATCCAAAAACACTGGGGTTAAAAGATTCTTTTATTCGAGTAGCTCAGAGGTTTATGGAGAACCTGTTACGATTCCTCAAAATGAGGAAACAACACCTTTAAATTCTCGCGTTCCTTACGCAGTTGTAAAAAATGTTGGAGAAGCTTATTGCAGATCTTTTCAACAAGAATATAATCTTGATTATACAGTTTTTAGGTTTTTTAATACCTATGGTCCGCATCAAACAACTGATTTTGTTATCAGTAAATTTTTGGTTTATGCATTAAAGAACGAACCTATTACTATTTATGGGGATGGAAGTCAAAGCAGAACTTTTTGCTATGTAGATGATAACATAGAAGCTACTGTAAAAGCGCTCAATGAAGATCATTGTGTGAATGATGTCGTAAATATAGGTGGTGCTGAGATTATTAGTATCCTTGATTTGGCTAAACTCATTATTGAAATCACCAATAGTAAATCTGAAATTGTTTTTTTACCGCCTTTACAAGATGGTGATATGACTAGAAGACAACCCGACAACTCTAAGATGAAAGAGATTTTAGGCAGGGATTTAATTCCACTGGAAGAAGGGATAAGAAGAATGCTAGAGAACAAGGAATTTATGAATTTGATGGGATTGGGCTAA
- a CDS encoding Omp28-related outer membrane protein yields the protein MKKRYYLGALLSMAVVGSANAQSMSEDFESYTVGSYMGTNSAGWTTWSGTTGGAEDTQVTDAQAASGTKSIYFQTSSANGGPQDVIVPFGGQHTTGHFVWSANFFVDPANGAYFNFQGNTTVGQLWTFNCQMHNNGTIYFDDGATLWASTSYPQNQWFNLEVDVDLNTNSWDISMDGTSIGIFQAANNQVASIDLFPVNASNGGNNNASYYVDDFNYTHTAYTPAGTNASAYFIENIGGVAGSNITPTVTIKNLGTTAITSFDLEVAYNGNTITENITGVNVASLATYTVDFTNTLTLIGGANNIVATVSNVNGGGADDNPADDSKTLVIDPVVPAAGKMVVGEEGTGTWCQWCPRGAVFMDYMEDTYGQFWEGIAVHNGDPMVVTDYDAGIGGLIAGYPAALVDRGNDIDPSEMEAAFVQRIVTAPNAYITNGAEYNSGTNELKISVGAEFLNTLTGNWKIAVALTEDGVTGTTGYAQSNAYAGGSNGEMGGYELLPNPVPASQMVYDHVAREIIPGFNGLANTFPTMNAGEIYVKNFTTTLDPSWDVSKMHIVAMLINPSGDIDNAAATTIDEAILHGFLDEGYQYATNAEFSVENNIAMYPNPATENTAIYINGLDNDEVIVQIFDMNGKLVFNNNYGTLTGSTTISVNTETFEAGIYSVQTIVGSNQKVSKLTVK from the coding sequence ATGAAGAAAAGATACTATTTAGGCGCTTTGCTTTCTATGGCTGTTGTAGGAAGTGCAAATGCACAATCCATGTCTGAAGACTTCGAGAGTTATACTGTCGGGTCATACATGGGTACCAACTCTGCTGGATGGACAACATGGAGCGGAACTACAGGTGGTGCAGAAGACACTCAAGTAACAGATGCACAAGCTGCTAGTGGAACAAAATCCATTTATTTTCAAACTTCCAGTGCAAATGGAGGACCTCAAGACGTTATTGTTCCTTTTGGTGGACAACACACAACTGGACACTTTGTTTGGAGTGCAAACTTTTTTGTAGATCCTGCAAACGGAGCTTACTTTAACTTTCAAGGAAATACTACTGTTGGACAACTTTGGACATTTAACTGTCAAATGCATAACAACGGAACTATCTATTTTGATGATGGAGCAACTTTATGGGCTTCAACTTCATATCCACAAAATCAGTGGTTTAATTTAGAAGTAGATGTTGATTTAAATACAAATAGCTGGGATATCTCTATGGACGGTACGTCAATCGGAATTTTCCAGGCTGCTAACAATCAAGTAGCATCTATCGATTTATTTCCTGTAAATGCTTCAAATGGTGGTAATAACAATGCTAGTTATTATGTAGATGATTTTAACTACACGCATACTGCTTATACACCGGCAGGAACAAATGCTTCTGCTTACTTTATTGAAAATATTGGTGGTGTTGCAGGATCAAACATTACACCAACAGTTACTATTAAAAACTTAGGAACAACTGCTATTACTTCATTTGATTTAGAAGTTGCTTACAATGGTAACACTATTACAGAGAATATTACAGGTGTTAATGTTGCTTCTTTAGCAACTTATACTGTTGACTTCACTAATACTTTGACTTTGATAGGAGGAGCTAACAATATCGTTGCTACTGTTTCAAATGTAAATGGAGGAGGAGCTGATGATAATCCTGCTGATGATTCTAAAACTTTAGTAATTGATCCTGTTGTTCCTGCTGCTGGTAAAATGGTAGTTGGAGAAGAAGGTACAGGTACTTGGTGCCAATGGTGTCCAAGAGGTGCTGTTTTCATGGATTACATGGAAGATACCTACGGACAGTTCTGGGAAGGTATTGCAGTTCACAACGGTGACCCAATGGTAGTTACTGATTATGATGCAGGTATTGGTGGATTAATTGCTGGATACCCTGCTGCATTGGTAGATAGAGGAAATGATATCGACCCTTCTGAAATGGAAGCTGCTTTCGTTCAAAGAATCGTTACTGCTCCAAATGCTTACATCACCAATGGTGCAGAATACAATTCAGGAACAAACGAATTGAAAATTTCAGTAGGAGCTGAATTCTTGAATACATTGACAGGAAACTGGAAAATTGCAGTTGCTTTAACTGAAGATGGTGTTACTGGTACAACTGGTTATGCGCAATCTAATGCATATGCTGGTGGATCAAACGGAGAAATGGGTGGATATGAGTTATTACCAAATCCGGTTCCTGCTTCACAAATGGTTTATGATCATGTAGCAAGAGAAATTATTCCTGGATTTAACGGATTAGCAAATACATTCCCAACAATGAATGCAGGAGAAATCTATGTGAAAAACTTTACTACAACCCTTGATCCATCTTGGGATGTAAGTAAAATGCACATTGTAGCTATGTTGATTAATCCTTCAGGAGATATTGACAATGCTGCTGCAACTACAATTGATGAAGCTATTTTGCACGGATTCCTTGATGAAGGATATCAGTATGCGACTAACGCAGAGTTTAGTGTAGAAAACAATATTGCTATGTACCCTAACCCTGCAACCGAAAACACAGCTATCTATATCAATGGATTAGATAATGATGAAGTAATCGTTCAGATCTTTGATATGAATGGAAAATTGGTGTTCAACAATAACTACGGAACACTAACCGGTTCAACTACCATCTCTGTTAATACAGAAACTTTTGAAGCTGGAATTTATTCAGTTCAAACAATTGTTGGAAGTAACCAAAAAGTATCTAAGCTTACAGTTAAATAA
- a CDS encoding glycosyltransferase family 2 protein, with amino-acid sequence MKISIVTVSYNSADTIKDTIESVVHQKDVELEYIIVDGGSTDGTVEIVESYGDKIHQFVSEADKGIYDGMNKGVAMATGDVIGILNSDDLYTNNEVLKNVLAKFEDAIDGVYANLVYVDQNDLNKVRRTWISGNYIEGSFKKGWMPPHPTFFVRKKYYEKYGSYSLNLRSAADYELMLRFIHKNKINLAYLNEVIVKMRIGGQSNASLKNRLKANKEDRMAWKMNGLKPSPLTFIRKPISKIGQFFKR; translated from the coding sequence ATGAAGATATCCATTGTAACAGTTTCATACAACTCAGCAGATACTATAAAAGACACCATTGAATCTGTCGTTCATCAAAAAGATGTTGAATTAGAATACATCATTGTTGACGGTGGCAGTACTGATGGTACTGTGGAAATAGTTGAATCTTACGGAGATAAAATACATCAATTTGTTAGCGAAGCTGATAAAGGTATCTATGATGGAATGAATAAAGGAGTAGCTATGGCAACAGGAGATGTCATTGGAATTCTCAATTCAGACGATTTGTATACCAATAATGAGGTGCTAAAAAATGTGTTAGCTAAATTTGAAGATGCAATTGATGGTGTTTATGCCAATCTTGTATATGTGGATCAAAATGATCTAAATAAAGTGAGGCGAACGTGGATATCCGGTAATTATATTGAAGGATCATTTAAAAAGGGTTGGATGCCACCGCACCCTACATTTTTCGTTCGTAAAAAATATTACGAAAAATACGGATCCTACTCACTTAACCTTAGATCTGCAGCTGATTATGAACTAATGCTTAGGTTTATTCATAAAAACAAGATAAACCTTGCATATCTAAATGAGGTAATTGTAAAAATGCGCATTGGTGGTCAAAGTAATGCTTCCTTAAAAAACAGACTTAAGGCCAACAAAGAAGACCGTATGGCCTGGAAGATGAATGGTTTAAAACCTTCTCCACTCACCTTTATTCGAAAACCAATTTCTAAAATTGGGCAGTTTTTCAAGCGTTAG
- a CDS encoding glycosyltransferase yields the protein MSGRKRILVCIDWYEPGFKAGGPIRSVANMVNAMKDDFEFYILTSAFDLGEDTPYDTVKINEWFDNDGVFIKYLDKDLLNRLAIRRNILEIAPDILYLNSLFSKKFTLFPLMTARRNGISVVLAPRGMLGFESLEIKKGKKSTFINIAKLVGFYGKVTWHASTDVEAADIRKKFGSKSKIKIAQNIPISTKLELKEILNNRKPGKVRIVYISRISIIKNLHLAIQAVKQVASENPVEFHIYGNIEEPEYWEKHESELIDTEKIKIEYKGVAKPTELTEIYKNANYLILPTKHENYGHAIVEAWAHGCPVIISRNTPWKNLNIQGLGWDVDLKNFDNLIGAVQEAVDLDFASYTTMVTASYNYFKDVILDNDIIEANRQLFKNAN from the coding sequence ATGTCAGGTAGAAAACGCATATTAGTATGTATTGATTGGTATGAGCCAGGTTTTAAGGCTGGTGGACCAATTAGATCTGTGGCCAACATGGTTAACGCCATGAAGGATGATTTTGAGTTTTACATTCTTACATCTGCCTTTGATTTAGGTGAAGACACGCCTTATGATACCGTGAAAATCAATGAGTGGTTTGACAATGATGGAGTATTCATTAAGTATTTAGATAAAGACTTATTAAATCGATTGGCAATCAGGAGAAATATTCTTGAAATTGCGCCGGATATACTTTACCTGAACAGCCTGTTTTCAAAGAAGTTTACTTTGTTTCCTTTGATGACGGCAAGAAGAAATGGAATCTCAGTTGTTTTAGCACCAAGAGGAATGCTGGGGTTTGAATCTTTGGAAATAAAAAAAGGAAAGAAATCTACCTTTATCAATATTGCCAAATTAGTTGGTTTCTATGGTAAAGTCACTTGGCATGCATCTACTGATGTGGAAGCTGCTGACATCAGAAAGAAGTTCGGATCAAAGTCTAAAATTAAAATAGCTCAAAATATTCCTATTAGCACCAAGCTGGAGCTAAAAGAAATTTTGAACAACAGAAAACCGGGAAAAGTAAGAATAGTATATATCAGTAGAATCTCAATTATTAAAAATCTTCATTTGGCTATACAAGCAGTAAAGCAAGTAGCTTCAGAAAATCCGGTTGAATTCCATATTTACGGAAATATTGAGGAGCCAGAGTATTGGGAGAAGCATGAAAGTGAATTGATTGATACTGAAAAAATTAAAATTGAATACAAAGGAGTTGCCAAACCAACAGAATTAACAGAAATCTACAAAAACGCCAATTACCTTATTTTACCTACAAAACATGAGAATTATGGGCATGCAATAGTTGAGGCATGGGCACATGGATGTCCTGTAATAATCTCGCGTAATACACCATGGAAAAACCTCAATATTCAAGGGCTTGGATGGGATGTAGATTTAAAGAACTTTGATAATTTGATAGGAGCTGTTCAAGAAGCAGTTGATTTAGATTTTGCTTCTTATACCACAATGGTTACCGCTTCCTATAATTATTTTAAAGATGTTATTTTAGACAACGATATCATTGAAGCTAATCGTCAATTATTTAAAAATGCCAACTGA
- a CDS encoding RidA family protein: protein MKQIISTKDAPGAIGPYSQAVLAGNMLYTSGQIAIDPQSGELILDDIKTETHKVMQNLKAVLAAANMNFSNVVKTSIFLATMDDFAEVNEVYASYFESDFPARETVEVSQLPKDVNVEISMIAMK from the coding sequence ATGAAGCAGATAATTTCTACAAAAGACGCTCCCGGTGCAATCGGTCCTTATTCACAAGCTGTTTTAGCAGGGAATATGTTGTATACATCAGGTCAAATAGCTATTGATCCTCAATCGGGTGAATTGATTTTAGATGATATTAAAACAGAAACGCATAAAGTAATGCAAAATTTGAAAGCTGTTTTAGCAGCTGCCAATATGAACTTCAGTAATGTTGTTAAAACCTCTATTTTCTTAGCAACAATGGACGATTTTGCAGAGGTAAACGAAGTGTATGCTTCCTATTTTGAATCTGATTTCCCAGCAAGAGAAACAGTAGAAGTTTCACAATTACCAAAAGATGTAAATGTGGAAATATCTATGATTGCCATGAAGTAG
- the asnB gene encoding asparagine synthase (glutamine-hydrolyzing) — translation MCGINGIYKFGKAVNDEGLIQKMNQVIIHRGPDAEGIYTDEFIQLGHRRLSIIDVEERSNQPFENERYVLVFNGEIYNYKEIRSSIDNYNFVTDSDTEVILAAYAKWGKQCVSNFNGMFAFAIWDKLERTLFIARDRLGIKPLYYLLTSELMVFSSSLKAVLASDYLDRRINQDALVDYLRYQTVHAPYTLVEGVFMLMPGQQLFITEEEGAKFETYWSLTDKTVRQKEELSEVHANVKQKLTKSVADRLVSDVPFGAFLSGGIDSSIIVGLMSETHSQKVDTFSVVFKENEFSEREYAKTIADKFNTNHHEIELSVNTFKELIPDALSFMDHPSGDGPNTYVVSKYTREQGIKMALTGLGGDELFGGYSIFNQITKLQQKMWLKSFPVFARRPFATLYDKIKADVASSKVKAVMKQELFDMEYIYQFYRQTLMDEQIDKLLNVPKLPRNQVLNIAHELVGYGKPGWSLPSLSRTSVAEISTYMQNVLLRDADQMSMAHGLELRVPFLDHEFVEYVLAIPDKYKRPVSPKKLLVDSFEGMLPKEIYDRPKMGFVLPYEIWMKNELKSYCEERLNELKHLKVINAAELDKLWNKFLSGNKRVSWSRIWPLVVLGEWMKSNNVR, via the coding sequence ATGTGTGGAATAAACGGAATTTATAAGTTCGGAAAAGCCGTTAATGATGAAGGCTTGATTCAAAAAATGAATCAGGTGATTATTCATAGAGGACCTGATGCAGAAGGGATCTATACTGATGAGTTCATTCAGTTAGGCCACAGAAGATTATCAATTATTGATGTTGAAGAACGTTCTAATCAACCATTCGAAAATGAGAGATATGTTCTTGTGTTTAATGGGGAGATTTATAATTATAAGGAAATTCGTTCTTCAATAGATAATTACAATTTTGTCACTGATTCTGATACCGAAGTAATTTTAGCCGCTTATGCTAAATGGGGTAAACAATGCGTTTCAAATTTTAATGGAATGTTTGCTTTTGCTATTTGGGATAAGCTTGAACGTACACTGTTTATTGCTAGAGACAGATTAGGAATAAAGCCATTGTATTACTTATTGACATCAGAATTAATGGTTTTTTCTTCTTCACTTAAAGCTGTACTGGCTTCAGATTATTTAGATCGAAGAATAAATCAAGATGCTCTGGTGGATTATTTGCGCTATCAAACAGTGCATGCTCCTTACACATTGGTTGAAGGAGTTTTTATGTTAATGCCGGGTCAACAGTTGTTTATTACTGAGGAAGAAGGAGCAAAGTTTGAAACCTATTGGTCATTAACTGATAAAACTGTAAGACAAAAAGAAGAACTCTCAGAGGTTCATGCAAATGTCAAGCAAAAACTCACCAAAAGTGTAGCAGACAGATTGGTAAGTGATGTGCCTTTTGGAGCCTTTTTATCAGGTGGAATTGACAGTTCAATTATTGTTGGGCTAATGTCCGAAACACACAGTCAAAAAGTTGATACTTTTTCGGTGGTTTTTAAGGAAAATGAATTTAGTGAGAGGGAATATGCCAAAACCATTGCTGATAAGTTTAATACGAATCATCATGAAATAGAGCTGAGTGTAAATACCTTTAAAGAATTAATTCCTGATGCGCTCTCTTTTATGGATCATCCTTCTGGGGACGGACCTAATACATATGTAGTATCAAAATATACAAGAGAACAAGGGATTAAGATGGCCTTAACCGGTTTGGGAGGAGACGAGCTTTTTGGAGGTTATAGCATCTTCAATCAAATCACTAAACTACAGCAAAAAATGTGGTTGAAGAGTTTTCCTGTATTTGCCAGAAGACCTTTTGCTACATTGTATGATAAAATTAAAGCAGATGTCGCTTCATCAAAGGTGAAAGCCGTGATGAAACAAGAGCTTTTTGATATGGAATATATCTATCAGTTTTATCGTCAAACTTTGATGGATGAGCAGATAGATAAACTATTAAATGTTCCAAAATTGCCGCGAAATCAAGTATTGAACATTGCGCATGAATTGGTGGGTTACGGAAAACCTGGTTGGTCTTTACCGTCTTTATCAAGAACTTCTGTGGCAGAGATATCAACCTACATGCAAAATGTCTTGCTAAGAGATGCAGATCAAATGAGTATGGCTCATGGACTGGAATTGCGTGTACCTTTTTTAGATCACGAATTTGTAGAATATGTTTTAGCAATTCCAGATAAATATAAGAGGCCCGTATCACCTAAAAAGTTGTTAGTGGATAGCTTTGAAGGGATGTTACCAAAAGAAATTTATGACCGACCAAAGATGGGCTTTGTTTTGCCTTATGAAATTTGGATGAAAAATGAATTAAAGTCATATTGTGAAGAGAGATTAAATGAATTGAAGCATCTAAAGGTGATCAATGCAGCTGAGTTGGATAAATTATGGAATAAGTTTTTGTCTGGAAATAAAAGGGTAAGTTGGTCAAGAATTTGGCCTTTGGTAGTTCTGGGTGAATGGATGAAATCAAATAATGTCAGGTAG
- a CDS encoding anthranilate synthase component II codes for MKILLVDNYDSFTYNLVHYFEGFDCDVDVVRNDELKGIVIDEYDKIVLSPGPGLPKEAAGMMEIIENWANKKPILGVCLGFQALVEHFGGDIYNQSIVKHGQAEKCNFDTTSKLFKGLPQQFNIGLYHSWAALRNTLPDEFVITANSENDVIMAIEHKSLPICGVQFHPESILTENGKEIIANFIRHFN; via the coding sequence GTGAAAATCCTGCTTGTTGATAATTATGATTCTTTCACCTACAATTTGGTCCACTATTTTGAAGGATTTGATTGTGATGTAGATGTTGTTAGAAATGACGAATTAAAAGGGATTGTAATAGATGAATATGATAAAATAGTTTTATCTCCAGGACCAGGACTCCCAAAAGAAGCAGCAGGAATGATGGAGATAATTGAAAACTGGGCAAATAAAAAGCCAATTCTTGGTGTTTGTTTAGGTTTTCAAGCTTTGGTAGAGCATTTTGGCGGAGATATTTACAACCAATCTATCGTAAAACACGGACAAGCTGAAAAATGCAATTTTGATACAACATCCAAACTATTTAAAGGATTACCTCAACAATTCAATATAGGATTATATCACAGCTGGGCTGCACTTAGAAACACATTACCGGATGAGTTTGTGATTACAGCAAATTCAGAAAATGATGTCATTATGGCTATAGAACACAAAAGCTTACCAATTTGTGGAGTTCAGTTTCATCCCGAATCTATTCTGACAGAAAATGGAAAAGAAATTATTGCCAATTTCATCCGCCATTTTAATTGA